The nucleotide sequence AGATATGCCCTAAACAGATTACGAAAGATTAAGTAAACGGGTCCTATAAAAAGAGATTGACGAGGGTATAAAGCGCCCAGGCAGCTAACGCATAGAAAACACCCAGTGTCGTATAATGCAGGACCTTCAATCTGAAATGAGAAATATTTAAGTAACAAGGATTAAATTAGGGGTTAATAAATGCATACCTCTCGTAGCGCTTGATGGACTCAGGAATATTGCTGGGATCATCCTTGACCACGTACAGTCGCAATCCGTAGAGACTGACGCGGAACAGATTGGTCCAGTCCAGATCGCGCATATCGAAGGAGAAGAGCCGCTTGTCCCGATCATCTAGTTTCTCAGTAAGTTTTCTCACATTATCGTTGTCGAAGCGGAATTCGTTCGAACTGAAGTACTTGAGGACATTACTCAGTTTGTGGATCTTGCGATAGATCTTCATCATTCTAGGTAAGAACCaagaaaattttaatgattCTCTTAGGTATAATTAGTAAAGAAAACCCACCTGGGCTTCTTGCCAATTATCACCATGATGGCATCCATAACCAGGGCGGGCAATGTGTGGTAGAAGAAGCACAGGATGTGGTACTGCCACATGTGCGGCACAATGGTGAAACGCGGATACCAAATGGACTTCCGCATCGGAATGTCACAGCCGTACTCAAAGCCATCCTCCATGTAACGCCTCCAGGAGACCATGTTCTCGGCATCCGGGACATAATTGTAAATCGGCGGAGTCTCATATCTACAAGGGGAataaaattatacattaatTCCCTTTATATTAAGTAAATTGACATATTAGTACTCACTTGTTCCGCGCTATATCCCAGGCACTGGCCAGAAGGGCATTTACACACATATCAACCGGCACAATGTGCGCCTTATTGTCCATGTCACCCGTGAAAACACGTAGAACTCCGGATCCAATTCCCACAATGACTCCACAGGGACCGTACATGTTATCGATCCAGCCAGTGACCGGTTCGCGGTAAGTGGTGATCACTGTAAATGTTCAAATTACATCAtctataatatttttaaacgcAAAATAATAGATCACATAAAACATGTTCTGAAATCATTTTAAGCAAACTCATTTGCCACCCTCTATAACTGGTTTTTAGCAAGCTAGCAAATCATTAAAATATCTTACTAAAAACGCCCGTGGCCTAATGAATGATTTTATTACATAACGATGACTGTGAAAAGCTAAGCAAAagtattatttaattttaacgtAACTAACTTGTTGCACAATGAACGACTTAATTGCAGGGGCGAATCAGACATTAAAAATTCAGTAAATCGTTTTAAAAAAGAAGTTTTcttacatttatatatttaagattttttggTTAGTTCAGAAAGAACTGTAAGATGGAACTCACCAATGCCTGGTCTAAAGATGGTGACTGGCAGGTTCTGGCCGCTCTGTTGCACAACATTTTCGGCCAGGACTTTGGTAAAGGTATAGGTATTCGGGTACCCTTTGATGATGGTCGGCGTCAGGGTGTTAAGGGTGTGCTCATCGAGGCACTCGCTCAGCTTAAAGGCATTCTCGCCGGTCATCGTGCCGCTGTAGAACTTCTCCTGGATGTGACGCATGTTGCAGTGCGCAAATGCTGTGGAGACATGGACAAGGGCCTAGAAAAAGTGGTGAAACATATacaaaactataaaaaaaatattggaaatttttgtatttaagaAATCCATTAAAGCCGACGTAGAAAAACCcaattttaaacatatttgACCAATCTATCGATTTACTCCATCACAActcattttaaaatatttctaatgGCAATTCAAGATCAGTTGTTTGTTAATTTAATTGCCACTTTAGTAATTTTAAACCTCACCTTCAGGTTGACAATCTCTTTGGCCAGCTTTATAATTTCCTTGGTTCCATGCACATTGATGGCAATGGCCATTTTGAGCTTCTCATCGAAACGCACTGTGGCCGCACTGTGCAGGACGATATTGACGTTCTCAAGGATCGTCTCGCGCTCATCGGCATTGATTCCCAGTCCGGGCAGCGAGCAATCGCCACTGATGATAGTGATCTGGCATCGGTACTTGGGGTTGACCTGCTTCATCTTGGCAAAGACCTgtggaaaaatcaaaaaaataattagtCTCTGAACATAAGATACATTAACCCGGCCTCCACTATCACTTACCGGATCATTAAACAGATCCTCAATGCGGGCAAAGGCATCCTTGCCCTTCTTGGTGCGTATCAGCAAATAGATTTGTCCCACCTCCGTGACGCGCAACAATTTCTCAATGATAACTGGGGACACGAGATACACGAGATGAGATGGGGTAAATATTGGGTTGGAATTCCAGTCACGTACTGGGAGTCGAGTGGAACTTACTTTTGCCAAAGAATCCTGTGCCGCCAGTGAGGAAGACGCCCTTGTCCTTGTAGAACATTTGCATGGGCGACTCGTCTGGGGAAGAGATCAATGCAAACAGTCATTAAACAATTAGCCAATTTGATGCGCATCATTGGTGATGGCTCAGAAGGGAGCCCATCCCATTCCCCCCCGCCCATCCAAAAACCATCTGTTTGCATCTGCTAACTTCACTTCAGTTCGGTTTGGTTTGTTTGCCACCAACTTGAAGCCCCGTCACGAATTTAAATGCGCATCAAATGCCACTTGAATTGCGCATAATTCACGCCACACACAGATACTGCTGGCACCCACACAATCGCAGCAGCAGACAGACCCACAAACACTCAGCATAGTTGGGAGGGCACGAGGTTAGCTCCTGGCTGCATTTTTGCCAAAGTGCCAAAACGGCAACAACACTTGACGTTTCAACGCCGCCTGCCAATGGGTCTAGACCCCTCCCCCCAGGAATCCTCCCATTCCCATGCCACCACCCACATACCCACCTCCATCCCACCACCCCCTGTGGAGGCCATCCATCTCTGCCCACATTGTTGTTTGCGGCATCGGTTGCCGTTGCCTGCCACTTGCTGGGCCACTCATAAATATTTGCAAGTTAGCAGCTCGTCGAGCCATTCATCTATTGTCTAAAACGCACACACGCCTAAAATCCTCGCACACGCACAGTTGCATATGCTACACGTGTACTAGCAACTAAACTGGCAGAAAAATGTAGCTGAAaagattttcaaaaaaatacaatGTCTAAAGTTACTGTGCCATTTACCAAAGCTAGGTATTTATATATCATTCAAACTAACTTATGAAATGAAAGTcagtttataaataaaatcctTTTTTTAACATCCGATTTTAAGTAATATTCGATTGCTCACCAAATATTGTCCATAAAACATTGTTAATCTTGTTCATAAAATCATTTAAGGATTACAGAAAACCGTATCTTATAGAAATGattttacataaatataatgATGATAAGTTTAACAAAGGTTCCTTGTTTCATTTAactattttaaagatttagtaatagttatttaaattattagtaatataacgaaaatatatattttacattttacacaTTATTAAAATAAGTAATAAGACAGCGCTAAGTAATATTTCGCCAATTAACAAAACTATAAAGGTTTAGCTGTCtgctaattataaaataaaatatttgtaaatacTTCgctaatatattttaatagtttatttaaataaatgttattaaaatttaatttactatTACTAAAGTTACCGTATTTGTTTTCAGTGCCCTGTCTCTGCACATTCCTCAATTGAATGGCGTTTCATCTTGAGATGGCCCGCTTCGCCGTAGCCTTCATCTCGAGCGGCCTAATTGCCAATCGTCGGCGTAAATCACTGTCAGCCGGAGAACAGGgcccaaacacacacacttgGACACACAATGGGATATCCAGCCGACACCCTTGCACAATTGCCACTTGATAATTGCATAATAAATGCAACATTGCTGAGGAGGATGTGTCTCCGCCGCCGGCGGCCCTTCATTCGTGCCACGAGGCTCAGGGCACAACAAACACATTCATACAAATACAACTTGACACCTAGAGCTGCCTCTGTCCGATGGCAAACCACGGCTATGCCACCTCGGGGAGCCACCCAAGCATCCAAGCAtccaaccacccaaccacccactcCTTGGAGCAAATTCCTGGCCCGAGGCCGCACTCAAGCCACAAGCACTTGGGTTGGCTCACTCAAATGTTTTGTTTACCTATGCTAATTGGCTTAAATGCAACTCAAGCGCACTTTGCATCGCCTTGCGCCCGCCGCCCCCAAAAACCTTAAACTGAAAATGTGTAAAGCAACccctccccccccccctcccccAACCACCACCCCTGGAAAACCCCCTTCCACAAACCCAGCAGTAAGACAGCACTCAACCATCATTGTTCCATGGACGCGGCGAAATTGAGCCTCACTTGGAGTGACTCGAGTGGGAGTTGGAGTGCGGCGTTTAAAGCTTTTCGAGCGCTTTGGGGCATTTGTTCAACGCTAACTCCAACACCAGCAGTAACAGCTAAGCCCCCCCCTTCACACCCACACCCATGGCATCAACAGCAGCACcagaaacaacaacatcagGAGGGGGCTTGGGGTCCCCACTTTGAGTGAATTGTCAACAATTGTTGTTGGCTCTTCGGATTCTGTGGGCGGCAGACAAAAGTCTGTCACATAATTTGTCAATttcaacaaatttttgtttttaaaccCCACCAAGCCCCACCAATCTCCCCCTCAACTTTCCCTTAGGCAGTCATCCCCCGCTAATGTAATATTTCACATAAATGCCTTTTATTTTTCCTGGTTTTGTGGCCGGGGTTTTTGCGTTGATCTTGGTTGGCATTTTTTTGTTAGcattatttttttcacatttttttgaATGGTCACTTACCCTTCACATCATTTATGAGCTGACAATGATCTTCCAGCGTTTTCATGCCGTTCATGATGTTCATTATTTTGGGATCATCCATCTTAGCAGGGTAAATGTTTCCTAATTATCTGTAAGAAAGGGAAAAAATATGGGATTTTAATTAGGAATGGAAACAGGAAATTCATTCTGAAATGATACATGACACATATCATATTAAAGTTCATTAAACTGATCTCAACTGCTTAAACTGAATCAGAAATGGGGTACGCAACGTATTTCCACTATTATACATAAACCTGACATCAACTATATAAAATAAGCTACTAATCACTTGTTAAAACATAAACCGCTTAGAGGAGCACAGGCCACCCACTTTAAGCCCAAAATTATAGCGAAAAGAACTGCAATTTCATTCCCTTTCAGCGACACAGATAATCCCTTAATTGAATATCTGGACACCCATTCAGCTAACCGCCCCCCAAAAAACACAGAAGTTTCGGGAAATTATTCCTTTAATTCGAGCTAGATGAATGGGGAAGCGAAAACCATAAAGCCAATTACAAGAGCCCCAAAGCGGTAGCCATGCGACTGTTTCTTGGCTactaaaaatcaaatttaaatttcgcTCCAGTAAAGCtcgaaatttaattaaaactttGTTCTTTGCTGGCAGACCAGAGAATGCGGAAAAGGGAAAGGTATTGGGGAAAGTCAGAGGGAGATGCAGAGAAAGAGTGGAGCGCGTCAGTGAAATTTCTAATGAAGTGCCAGACGCACCTGTTGACACAGGCCAAAAAACACCAAggcaaaaaataataaaaaaccaaCAAAACCCAAAGGAGAGATATGAAACCGAACtctaataaaatttaataaaattcaaattttcgaAAGCAATTGCAGCGTGGAATGAGCCCAATTAAACTATGTAAAAGTTGAGATAACAAATGATTTACAGAATTTTTGAACTCGTTTCATTTACAGCAAAGTGTGCAGCGAATTAAAGCAAATTTTGAACTCAACTCGAATATTTTAATGAACCCGTTTTCGGCATAGGAATTTCAAAGTGCAGGCGCATGCAGTGGTCAACCTGTTACTTCAACtcataaattttatttcgattcgattcgagTGCCCAATGTCAGTCATTGGCAGTTCGATGACGCCTGAAAATAATGTTAAAGTGCGCACATGCTCGAAACCTTGGTTAGTACGTACTAATAGTGATAATTACAGGCTGGGCAGCATTAACGAATGGCTCCAGTCTATTGAATTAAGTTCTCCGAAAACCCAGAGTCGCGAATTCCGGTGCAGAACCCAAATGAAAATGACAAAGTAATCAAAGCTCAGAGGGCATTGTTCCACAGTGAGATATCTCACCCAACAAAAGCAGCGGGAGCAGAACAAACAGTAAGTACAGTGCGGTTCATAACTGTATACTGGCAATTTCATTTGAACTCCCAACAGGTATTTAAAATCGGGAATCGGTGGGTATCATTAACTCGCCTTTATAGCTCCAATTTACCTGGTAATTGGGGGCGTATGTTAATATTTGACCGGATTGGATCATTAGATACAAGTCTAAGGAGATAAGGGAATGATTTAACAACAGTATTTAGTATAATTACCACATAACTTTAGTCAGTGATTATCTCAATTTAAATAATTGGTTTACATTGCTTTCTCTTTACACTTTGAATATCTTAAAGGTTGTACTAATTAGCCAGCATTTATTTAAGTATTCTACTATCATcctttttattgaaaataatatactTTTTTAAGACAATTAAGCTGATTTATAAATGTATCCTACCatctttttaaattgatttcaCACTGaactaataaatattattttatttttgagtaATATTAATTTCAGTAATCACGACTAATAATTCAAAAGTTAaacaattatatttatttgattacTTTCGGCCGACACTGTCCTCATGTAAGTGCGTGGAGAACAAACAACCAACGCGCCATGAACAATGGGCGGGAGCAAACAAAgggaatgggaccccaaaaggAAGGCAAAGGGCTGTGCAGAGACAATGGGACCGCGACAGCTCGAATTCGATATGAAAATGAGAATTAAATAATTTCGTACAAGTCAAAGTCTCGCACAATTAACCCATATTTGCCATATTTGCAAATGGAAACCGAGTCCCATTAGCCGTTCCTCATATTCCATGCCCAATCCCATTCCCATTTACCATTTTCATTCCGATGCAGTTTTCTGTGGCCGCTGGGTGTTGCATTTCACACCAATTGAGAAGCTTTTACACCACTCGCGCTTGGCTCGGCGCTCACTCAGTCGGATGAGTGACGAAAGCAACGCAGTGCAATCCAATGACAGAAAGCGGGGATTCCCCGGGGGCAGCCAGGGACACTTAGTTAGCTGGTAGCTGTTGGCTGGGCAGCCTGCCAGCCTCGTTCAACTGACTGGATACTAGCCCGACTTTTCCCCCTTCCAAAAAACCCCACTCCAAACTCACGACTAGCTGGCTAACTGGCAGTGCGGCCAAAAAGCCACTGCAGCTGATTGCACCACGTTGACGACCACAGAGCCACCGATGCCAGCGAGGAGGAGCATCCGACCATCCGTCCAGCCATCCAAAAGCTACGAAAGGTACTCGTTCTGTACGCACTGAATGAACTTCTCACAGAGAGAAAGGGGCAAAGGGAAATGCGGGGGAGCCGGGCCGGGGGCTTCGACTTTGTAGACGAATTTATACATTGTTTAAGTATCAGCCGCAGATACTTTCCCACCGCCCACCGTGCTTACCCCGCTGTCCACTCAGTTGTCGACACCGAAACTCCATCGTCAATGCACATCGAAGCGCAGCTAATTGAAACAGTTCGGCACAGTGGGCCAGAAAGGTGATAGAAGGGgcaaaaacatttaaaactaggatggaattaaaaaaggatttaaactttttataaaaaatatgtacatgtatatatttattaccaaatattgtgaaaaatattgttagtaattacaaaaaaaaaaaaaacgaataaaaatttaatcaCAAAAAAGTTTGAGTAAATGGTCAGTTAAGATGGTTTTGAAAGGTATCTTCTATATAAGCAATTTTCTTACTTTAAACGACAAAAAGTGTAACTTTAGAAACTTTTTTTATGACAGAGACTCTATGTCTGTTCAGCAAATTTCACCACTGTGTGACTCGAACTGGTGTTGCCGCTTCTGCTACTTCTTTTACTTTTGGCGCTTGTTTGCGTGCGGTGCACCATTCTGCCtgcagttgttgttgctgctgctggccgGCCAACTGCTGCTGCACttgctgcttctgctgctgttgctacAGCTCCGCcagcaacaaaaacacaaaaaacttTTCGGTTAACAATGGGCTGAAAAACAAAAGTATGAACCACAACAATAACAAGTGCACCCTGGAGGGGCAGGGAAATGAAAGGGGTGGTATTGAGGAGGGGGCAGGATCAGCTCTGTTAGCAATGCAACAACACAGCACCGACAGCAACAATGTGAAGAACGCGGCCAGCAGCAAACAAAAAATCAGCGACTGCACCACCACTTTGCTTATTTCCATGGAATTCTGTTCGCACCACCCAAATGCGAATCGAAAATTACATTGCAAAACCCCCACTCCCACTCCCCGCCACAGTTTTCTCCACTTTTCCTTTACTTTTCGAACCGCAGAACACCCCCAGACCCTCGTCGAACACTTTTGACGAGACTCATTCGCtttgaaattttatttaatgctTTTGTAATAAAGTGTAAAATGGTGGAAAAGTGCAAACAACGGCCACAAGAGCgagaaatgcaaaaaaaaatgaagggGAAAAGCGGGTAGTGGTGCATAATATCAGCAtcagcatcatcatcatcagcaggCAAAGGCAACATCGTTAACAGGAGGAGCTGGTCCTGAATATATAGGGCTGGGGCGGCGGAATAAGTAAGAACTGCGGCCAACACCAGTGGCCACattaaaagaagaagaaataATTAACAGCAACAGTTTGAAAGTCCATAAAATGGAAATGGCCGAGCATTGCCATCGCCATCGTCGTCGTCATCATCGCCGTGTGGAGTCAACCAGGAGCCACCCACGAACCACCCATGAACCACCCAGGAGCCACTACTATACCATCCCACCATCGCCTCATTGGCATCGCCATTACCAGTGGTGCAGacgccatcgccatcgcaACCGCCACGACCACCGCATGTGCCATACAACTTCCGACTTCCGTTGGCTTTGGCCTGTCTGAGAGTCTGACTGGGGCTCCAGACTATAGTACTATATGGtatatatatacgtatatataCGTACTGCTGCACTGGGACCTACTAGCCGGCCATACCCTTTTCGGTTAAGTGGCCATGACTGTGCTATCGATTTGGTTGCATCTCCACGTATTTACTGTCAAACCCGTGACAATGCAAATAAGTTGAAGAGCGAACAAACACAATGTTTTCCATAGATTATTCTAACGATTTTTCTTGTATAATTACTGTGAGCGCTGATTATATCAGATAACACATTCAATTACTTTGCATTGCACTTGGAAGGGCTAGACAATAAGTATTGAAATTATTTTGAATGGTGACAGTGACAGTCCCACAAAATTCCACATAAATTAGTTGTTTCATGATCACTACTTATATTATCATAGATAACAATCATATCATTCTATAAATGTTTTTCTAATATTATCCTGAGGTGCCTCTAAATTCGATTTTTAGTTGGAATTTATTTGTTACTTGAAGTAGTTATATATTACAGGATGGTTAATAATGGTTCCATGGTAATAcaactttataaattattattccCTTACAATAGGGTATTCAGAACTCCCTTAAACGTGCTATTTTGACTTTCCCGATTTCATTCCTTGCTATTTGTTAATACCGTTGTTGCTTTTGCTGTTGTCACTGGGTTGAcacacaagcaacgagtcggTGCGAAAAATGTTCGTTAAATCTATTAAAAGATAATTACGTGAAGACAAATGGACGGGAGGCCAGGAGCGCCACGGGGTGTCCGGGTGGGTATCCTTGTGCCGGGCACGGGCATCCTATCCGGTGGCAGTGCTCTGTCCGTATAGCTGTCCGTTCAACGGAGAATGGACCATGAACACGGACTGTGGGTCCGTAGCCGTGTCCCGGCTGCGTCTGCCGTAGCCACCAGCCGTCCATACGTCCATACATATGTACGCTATTATTATTCGAGTTCGTTGATACGATAACGCTAATGGATATGGATATTGATTATAGTTTTTATGTCGCTTATGCACCGTGGCTGTTGTGGCTTCTTCCACCCATCGCCCATCGCCCATCTCTCTCATCTCGCATTTCCCATCTGTCGGGctccatttcccatttcccaggCCACTCAATGCTGGTGGTAATGATAATTTTGATTATATTGATGCGTCATTTTATGAGCCGCAATGGTATTGAAATTGAGTGGTCTGTCACAGCGTCTAGTTTATGGGGGGCAGCATAATGGCAGCCAGTGCCAATTAACAGCTGCTCAAATGAATCTCCCCGATGGGATCTAATGAAAGAAGCCTTCTTTCAGACCCCATTAAGCAGGGATTAGGGGTAGTACTAAcattatgtttttttttttgctgtctGCTTTTCTTGGAACCCCCTACGACCTTTGGATAATATGTGTGTGCTCGGGCACTTAGTGGGTCGGCGGTAGTAATTGCAGTCAGTCGATGGGAAACTGCGAAGTTTAGCTATTGTCGGCGAAATGCGGTGTGTCTTAACGACTTTATCCAACGTCCGATGTTTGCATTGAGCAAACTGCAGGTTCTTGACATTCCCCTCTGGAAAATGCTAATTACACGTATCTTTTCAGCAGAACGTGTGCGAACTCGCAATATCCAATTACGAATCTTACACAAGTGACAAACATTTGCGgcaattaaattaatgaaaCTTTGCGGGGCTACGTGTCTTGGATCTTGTTCAGATATCTCTTTGAATATATATTCGAGTGCTATCAGTTGATATCTTTCCGGTTGGGTACCAGGCTCACAGCCGTGTAAAACACTCCATTGCATTCCAATCCCAAATCCCCAATCCGAAAACCATAACCAAAGCCCAGCCACACCTGAGCTGCCGGCCAATTCGAGCGTTTAACCAAATAGTTTTGGTTATGGCCGTGTGGCTGGCAATAGCGTTTATGTATTGGCCAGGCAAATATTGCCAAGCAATTGCCTCATATTCGCATTTTGGCATGGCCATAACAGCAATCAAAGCCAAATTGAATAGGCAAATTACCAATCTTCATCTACACGCAACCAGAGCTACGCCCAATGATGGTCCAAAGAGATTTTGGTGAAATGTATACGGCAATACTAGTTCAGGGTTTAAATGCAGTTAAATATGGGTTTGACCCTTGGGGATATTGGGGATGACATTAACTCAAAATTGAATGGGCAAATTATGGCTCAAAAACGAGATGTGCCCCTTTGATCACAATTTAAACAATTGATTGAATAATACGCCGTTTATTGAAATTACTGTTTCTGATTTTTAGAAATCGAACAACAATTTGTTTACTCATTAAAAATGTACCATTACAAATAACTCCATTTAAACTCCAAAATCAATCTAAACCAAGAAAAAAAACGTTTCACCGTGCAGCTCGATTAATTGAATTCTCATTAATTAAacattaattgatttttattatgatttattttaatttgattgtCCTCATTCTTCATATAATaaatctacatacatatatggtTAATTTAAAGTATTTCATAAAATGAACAAAGAACGAAAATTGCCattaacaattttaaaatcaatttcaatTGTTTGTTGCGCCATTATTACACCTGTTTATTTATGGGcagtttttcaaaattgtGGAAATACTAAAACGCACACCCACTTACCCACATGCACCCGTAAACACACACTATTACAAATTGTAATTACCTAATTCGCTCATTATCAATGACAACAACAATTACAGCAACACGACATTACAAAAtcgaaataaaacaaaaaaaagcgTAACGAATGCGAGAAGgcgaataaaaaatataaataaattaaatgcgCTCCGctataatttatattaattaatcggtttatttttttcttcattcGCGACTTTGTTGCTGCCATAATCGTGGAAATCACGGCAAAAATCAATGCAACAACAATCGCGGGCTTGTAATGCACAAACGGCATTCGCGGCAAAAAATATTACTAtatacaaaaacaaatttatgcGCTAATAAATAAGCAAACATTTAAATCGTTTTCAATTGCTATCTCTATCTCACTCTACCCATGAATACTTCGCCCCAATTTGTGTAATTTATAATTGAATgtaatttcaaatttttgtatgccccatacatacatacatataaataaagtATGATATTTTCCAATTAAAGTTAAACAAAAGCCGTGCAAACTTCAAGCTTACGCAAAATTCAGTCACATGAAAAGCAAAGCTAAAAATTGTTGAATGGGGGGTTAGGCAAATGAGTACCCATTAAATggatttaatataaatattttgatatattacaaaataaaatacagttaaaattaaataaataaaattaaaga is from Drosophila suzukii chromosome 3, CBGP_Dsuzu_IsoJpt1.0, whole genome shotgun sequence and encodes:
- the wat gene encoding fatty acyl-CoA reductase wat is translated as MDDPKIMNIMNGMKTLEDHCQLINDVKDESPMQMFYKDKGVFLTGGTGFFGKIIIEKLLRVTEVGQIYLLIRTKKGKDAFARIEDLFNDPVFAKMKQVNPKYRCQITIISGDCSLPGLGINADERETILENVNIVLHSAATVRFDEKLKMAIAINVHGTKEIIKLAKEIVNLKALVHVSTAFAHCNMRHIQEKFYSGTMTGENAFKLSECLDEHTLNTLTPTIIKGYPNTYTFTKVLAENVVQQSGQNLPVTIFRPGIVITTYREPVTGWIDNMYGPCGVIVGIGSGVLRVFTGDMDNKAHIVPVDMCVNALLASAWDIARNKYETPPIYNYVPDAENMVSWRRYMEDGFEYGCDIPMRKSIWYPRFTIVPHMWQYHILCFFYHTLPALVMDAIMVIIGKKPRMMKIYRKIHKLSNVLKYFSSNEFRFDNDNVRKLTEKLDDRDKRLFSFDMRDLDWTNLFRVSLYGLRLYVVKDDPSNIPESIKRYERLKVLHYTTLGVFYALAAWALYTLVNLFL